From the genome of Halomonas sp. I5-271120, one region includes:
- a CDS encoding patatin-like phospholipase family protein: MSGKTKEGKRVALVLGSGGARGYAHIGVIEELEARGYEIVAISGCSMGALVGGIYAAGQLPAYRDWVCQLDYFDVLKLVDVTWSPMGAMRANKVMSKLASLIGDTLIEDLPLPVTTVATDLVRQREVWFQSGSLLQAIRASIAVPGIITPVHVGDQVLVDGGLMNPLPIIPTVSAQADLVVAVNATAHSPRPVTLEELLPAEEVAEELAREEALEAAGRGFSGWVAGVRGRAQRLFNSGSGNDNGNGVDEGEETQSAQAASQRAWGKLDMMLASFDITQAALAKYKVAGYPPDVLIEIPKTVCGAYEFHRAEVLIKLGQHLASQAIDRLEGPAACRAGARRAPLIETPVVSPMTVPAPAASPDQTTPETSEPAAP; this comes from the coding sequence ATGAGCGGCAAGACGAAAGAAGGTAAACGTGTCGCCCTGGTGCTTGGCAGCGGCGGTGCGAGGGGCTATGCGCATATTGGCGTGATCGAGGAGCTCGAGGCGCGAGGCTACGAGATTGTCGCCATCTCGGGCTGCTCTATGGGCGCGTTGGTAGGCGGTATCTATGCCGCTGGTCAGCTACCGGCCTATCGCGACTGGGTGTGCCAGCTGGATTATTTCGATGTGCTCAAGCTGGTTGACGTCACCTGGAGTCCGATGGGCGCCATGCGCGCTAACAAGGTGATGAGCAAGCTGGCCAGCCTGATCGGCGATACCCTCATCGAGGACCTGCCGCTGCCGGTGACCACCGTGGCCACCGACCTTGTTCGCCAGCGCGAGGTGTGGTTCCAGAGCGGCTCATTGTTGCAGGCCATCCGCGCCTCCATTGCCGTGCCCGGCATCATTACTCCGGTTCATGTCGGTGATCAGGTGCTGGTCGATGGCGGTCTGATGAACCCCTTGCCGATCATTCCCACCGTCTCTGCCCAGGCCGACCTGGTGGTAGCGGTCAATGCCACCGCGCACAGCCCGCGGCCGGTAACGCTTGAAGAGCTATTGCCGGCTGAGGAAGTGGCTGAAGAACTGGCCCGTGAAGAGGCCCTGGAGGCTGCGGGGCGTGGTTTTTCGGGCTGGGTGGCCGGGGTGCGCGGACGTGCCCAGCGGCTGTTCAATTCAGGTAGCGGAAACGACAACGGTAATGGCGTCGACGAGGGCGAAGAGACACAGAGCGCGCAGGCCGCCAGCCAGCGGGCCTGGGGCAAGCTCGACATGATGCTGGCCTCCTTCGATATCACCCAGGCGGCATTGGCCAAGTACAAGGTGGCGGGCTATCCGCCGGATGTGCTGATCGAGATACCCAAGACGGTTTGCGGAGCTTATGAGTTTCATCGAGCCGAGGTCCTGATCAAGCTGGGCCAGCATCTGGCGTCTCAGGCAATCGATCGGCTCGAGGGACCCGCGGCCTGCCGAGCCGGGGCCCGCCGCGCACCGCTAATCGAGACCCCCGTGGTCTCGCCGATGACCGTGCCCGCGCCGGCTGCCTCGCCGGATCAAACGACACCCGAGACCAGTGAGCCTGCCGCGCCCTAG
- a CDS encoding alpha/beta fold hydrolase, translated as MTPTELHLAEGRLAALAWGKPDAPTWLALHGWLDNAASFSRLAPLLVERLGIRIVALDFAGHGRSRRHPPGVDYAIWDYCHDVLDAVVSLELESAPLLAHSMGAGVACLLAAALPERVERLMLIDGLGTLSTPGDDTAQQLRRGLLGHRRRSSPSPRYADVESAVAARVAGGVTLIDADSAWPLVERNLEPLEDGHVRLRTDGRLLRPSLVRFCPEQVVGMLAAIEAPTLLIEGERGILGEREGAIQNRAALKGLERRVLQGGHHLHLEREALADVAGSIAQWWQMAASSVVEK; from the coding sequence ATGACCCCGACCGAACTGCACTTGGCTGAAGGCCGTCTGGCGGCGTTGGCCTGGGGAAAGCCCGATGCGCCGACCTGGCTTGCCTTGCATGGCTGGCTCGACAATGCGGCGAGCTTTTCACGACTGGCGCCCTTGCTGGTCGAGCGACTCGGGATTCGAATCGTGGCGCTGGATTTCGCCGGCCATGGCCGCTCCCGGCGACATCCGCCGGGCGTCGACTATGCGATCTGGGATTACTGCCATGACGTGCTGGATGCGGTGGTGAGTCTGGAGCTCGAGTCAGCTCCGCTGCTGGCCCACTCGATGGGCGCAGGGGTGGCCTGTCTGCTGGCAGCGGCGCTTCCTGAACGGGTCGAACGACTGATGCTGATCGACGGCTTGGGCACGCTCAGCACGCCGGGAGATGACACCGCACAGCAGCTGCGGCGTGGCCTGCTGGGGCATCGGCGGCGCAGCTCACCGTCACCGCGCTATGCTGATGTAGAGAGTGCTGTGGCGGCCCGGGTCGCGGGCGGAGTGACGCTTATCGATGCCGACTCGGCCTGGCCGCTGGTCGAGCGTAATCTGGAGCCGTTGGAGGATGGCCATGTCCGGCTGCGAACCGATGGCCGTCTGCTGCGCCCTTCGCTGGTGCGCTTTTGCCCTGAACAGGTGGTTGGAATGCTTGCTGCGATTGAGGCACCCACGCTGCTGATCGAAGGTGAGCGGGGCATCCTGGGTGAGCGGGAGGGAGCCATACAGAATCGGGCGGCGCTGAAGGGGCTCGAGCGCCGGGTGTTGCAAGGGGGGCATCATTTGCATCTTGAACGCGAAGCGCTGGCCGATGTGGCCGGCAGCATCGCACAATGGTGGCAGATGGCCGCTTCCAGTGTGGTCGAGAAGTGA
- a CDS encoding alpha/beta fold hydrolase encodes MPQRHASDWAGTASPVASSEHAPKLPLVFAHANGFTGRSYQSLLAPLGERFALHPLDQLGHHPHFPVGHNWLALRDELLSRLPEGDTQVIGVGHSLGGVLMAMAAEKAPERFRCVVAMDPPLMLGLDALAIKLAKRTGFVDRITPAGRSLGRRAHWPDHQTMSDDLRRKGLFKGFTPEAFSDYLAGAARHYDGGGVGLAFSPDTEVAIFRHLPDHLRGLPKRLKVPLALLAGRESDLLTARRRRRFARRGVAVELVPGGHMFPMEHPEACRRVLCATLDRLLESS; translated from the coding sequence ATGCCCCAGCGTCATGCTTCCGACTGGGCTGGCACTGCCTCTCCCGTCGCCTCCAGTGAGCACGCCCCCAAGCTCCCGCTGGTCTTCGCCCACGCCAACGGCTTCACCGGGCGCAGCTACCAGAGTCTCTTGGCACCGCTGGGCGAGCGGTTCGCCCTGCATCCTCTAGACCAGCTTGGCCATCACCCACACTTTCCGGTAGGGCATAACTGGTTGGCGCTCCGTGATGAGCTGCTGTCACGTCTGCCTGAGGGGGACACCCAGGTGATCGGCGTCGGGCACTCGCTGGGTGGCGTGCTGATGGCGATGGCGGCGGAGAAGGCGCCGGAGCGTTTTCGCTGCGTGGTCGCCATGGATCCGCCATTGATGCTGGGCCTCGATGCGCTGGCCATCAAGCTTGCCAAGCGCACTGGCTTTGTCGATCGCATCACGCCGGCGGGTCGCAGCTTGGGGCGCCGAGCGCACTGGCCGGATCACCAGACGATGAGCGACGACCTCCGGCGTAAAGGTCTTTTCAAGGGCTTTACTCCGGAGGCCTTTAGCGACTACCTGGCCGGTGCTGCGCGCCATTATGACGGTGGCGGCGTCGGCTTGGCCTTTTCCCCCGATACCGAGGTGGCGATCTTTCGCCATCTGCCCGATCACCTGCGGGGGCTACCCAAGCGGTTAAAGGTGCCGCTGGCACTGTTGGCGGGCCGAGAGTCGGACTTGCTCACGGCACGCCGCCGACGGCGGTTTGCTCGCCGTGGGGTGGCAGTGGAGTTGGTGCCTGGAGGCCACATGTTTCCCATGGAGCACCCCGAGGCCTGTCGACGGGTCCTGTGTGCCACTCTTGATCGTCTGCTGGAGTCTTCCTGA
- a CDS encoding AEC family transporter: MNLLAVFQHTLNVTLPVFAMVFIGIGLKRWGWIDPAFVSTASKLVFKATLPTLVFMSIVQADLEASLNPGMLVFFALATLASFVLAWGWANWRVARADRGVYIQGAFRGNCGIVGLALAASMYGDYGLSAGGLLLGVVIISYNALSVVALSTFQDGQAADWRSILGHIAKNPLILAVVAALPVALSGLTLPGWLLTTGDYFASLTLPLALICVGATLSVSALRNDSTTAVSASLMKMAILPALATSGAWLVGFTGRELGVLFLFFASPTAAASFVMVKAMNGNAKLAANIIAISTLLASLTITGGVFGLRVAGLI, encoded by the coding sequence ATGAACCTTCTAGCGGTCTTCCAGCACACCCTCAACGTCACCCTGCCGGTCTTTGCCATGGTATTCATCGGCATTGGCCTGAAACGCTGGGGCTGGATCGACCCGGCCTTCGTTTCCACCGCATCAAAGCTGGTGTTCAAGGCCACATTACCGACTCTGGTCTTCATGAGCATCGTCCAGGCCGATCTCGAGGCGAGCCTGAATCCAGGCATGCTGGTTTTTTTCGCTCTCGCCACCCTGGCAAGCTTCGTACTTGCCTGGGGCTGGGCCAACTGGCGCGTGGCGCGAGCGGATCGCGGGGTCTATATCCAGGGCGCCTTTCGCGGCAATTGCGGCATTGTCGGCCTGGCACTGGCGGCCAGCATGTACGGCGACTACGGCCTCTCGGCGGGCGGGTTGCTGCTGGGGGTGGTGATTATCAGCTATAACGCCCTGTCAGTGGTGGCGCTGAGCACTTTTCAGGACGGTCAAGCGGCGGACTGGCGCAGCATCCTTGGGCATATCGCCAAGAATCCACTGATTCTTGCCGTGGTGGCCGCCCTGCCGGTCGCGCTCTCGGGACTGACGCTGCCGGGCTGGCTGCTGACGACCGGCGACTACTTCGCTTCCCTGACCCTGCCACTGGCCCTTATCTGCGTGGGGGCGACGCTATCGGTCAGCGCCCTACGCAACGACAGCACCACCGCCGTCAGCGCCAGCCTGATGAAGATGGCCATCCTGCCGGCGCTCGCCACATCTGGGGCCTGGCTGGTGGGCTTCACGGGCCGCGAACTGGGAGTGCTATTCCTGTTCTTCGCAAGCCCTACAGCGGCCGCCAGCTTCGTGATGGTCAAAGCGATGAACGGTAATGCAAAGCTCGCCGCCAACATCATCGCTATCAGCACCCTGCTGGCCAGCCTGACCATCACCGGTGGCGTATTCGGCCTGCGCGTCGCCGGACTGATCTAG
- a CDS encoding antibiotic biosynthesis monooxygenase, whose product MTYMVNNRIHVTPGYEEEFEARFRARAGEIDKQPGFIAMRVLRPQGNQAPYVVETEWESQDAFRAWVGSDDFKRAHANPMPKEAFGEGGGIEQFEVVIRADAN is encoded by the coding sequence ATGACGTACATGGTCAACAATCGCATCCACGTGACGCCGGGTTATGAAGAGGAGTTCGAGGCGCGCTTTCGTGCGCGTGCCGGCGAGATCGACAAGCAGCCAGGGTTCATCGCCATGCGGGTGCTGCGCCCTCAGGGCAATCAGGCGCCCTACGTGGTGGAAACCGAATGGGAGAGCCAGGATGCCTTTCGTGCCTGGGTTGGCAGCGACGACTTCAAACGCGCCCACGCCAACCCCATGCCGAAGGAAGCCTTCGGCGAAGGCGGTGGCATCGAGCAATTTGAGGTGGTGATTCGCGCGGACGCTAACTAG
- the sixA gene encoding phosphohistidine phosphatase SixA, with the protein MHETLWIMRHGQAAPGRPDAERSLTDEGHREGNFMAEWLAQRIADEGLATPRVLASPYRRAQQTATLMAERLGVEVETLPIITPDDPVGPILDWLIDTQEQSPGPLLLVSHMPLVGVLTAQLTDGPRALGLGFPTAAIARLESDVFAAGCARLIGLEAPGHR; encoded by the coding sequence ATGCACGAGACCCTATGGATCATGCGTCACGGCCAAGCCGCCCCCGGGCGCCCGGATGCCGAGCGCTCGCTCACCGACGAAGGCCACCGTGAAGGCAATTTCATGGCCGAATGGCTGGCGCAGCGCATCGCCGATGAAGGGCTCGCCACCCCCCGGGTGCTGGCGAGTCCTTATCGCCGTGCTCAGCAGACGGCGACGCTGATGGCCGAGCGCCTGGGCGTGGAGGTCGAGACGCTGCCGATCATCACCCCGGACGATCCGGTTGGCCCGATCCTCGACTGGCTGATCGACACTCAGGAACAGTCGCCGGGGCCGCTGCTGCTGGTTAGCCACATGCCGCTGGTCGGCGTGCTGACAGCACAGCTTACCGACGGGCCGCGGGCGCTGGGGCTGGGATTTCCTACTGCCGCCATCGCTCGACTGGAGAGTGATGTCTTCGCTGCTGGCTGCGCACGCCTGATCGGCCTGGAAGCGCCCGGGCATCGCTGA
- a CDS encoding NAD(P)H-dependent glycerol-3-phosphate dehydrogenase produces MSDDRLKVAVLGGGSFGTALASIAADNGARVHQWMRDASLANEINRDHRNSHYLPDYAINPAVTAATDMREVLIGAELVLAAIPSQAFRSVVRQARPWLSSEQILVSTTKGIQAEGFKLMSQILEEETGFPHIGVISGPNLASEVADKQLTATVIASDDPLTRTRVQSVLGCDYFRVYASNDRFGVELGGALKNIYAIAAGMAAALGMGENTRSMLMTRALAEMSRFAVHLGANPMTFLGLSGVGDLIVTCSSKLSRNYRVGYALGEGRTLEEAVEALGQVAEGVNTVHLVHDKSSEEGVYMPLAEGLYQVLFNQVPARDMAKLLMQGEQSSDVEFTLSREDVKAARRLED; encoded by the coding sequence ATGTCTGATGATCGCTTGAAGGTCGCCGTGTTGGGTGGCGGCAGTTTCGGCACTGCGCTTGCCAGCATTGCGGCCGACAATGGGGCCCGGGTACACCAGTGGATGCGTGATGCCAGTCTGGCGAATGAGATCAACCGGGACCATCGCAACAGCCATTATCTGCCGGATTACGCCATCAACCCGGCCGTGACGGCCGCAACCGACATGCGCGAGGTGCTCATCGGGGCGGAGCTGGTGCTGGCGGCGATTCCCTCCCAGGCCTTCCGCAGCGTAGTGCGCCAGGCGAGGCCCTGGCTGTCCTCCGAGCAGATACTGGTCAGTACCACCAAGGGCATTCAGGCCGAAGGTTTCAAGCTGATGAGCCAGATCCTCGAGGAGGAGACGGGCTTTCCCCACATCGGTGTGATCTCCGGCCCCAACCTTGCCTCCGAGGTCGCCGACAAGCAACTCACGGCCACCGTGATCGCAAGCGATGACCCCTTGACCCGCACCCGGGTACAGAGCGTGCTGGGCTGCGACTATTTCCGGGTCTATGCCAGCAACGATCGCTTCGGCGTTGAGCTTGGCGGTGCACTGAAGAACATCTATGCCATCGCCGCCGGCATGGCGGCGGCCCTCGGCATGGGGGAGAACACCCGCAGTATGCTGATGACCCGGGCGCTGGCGGAAATGAGCCGTTTTGCCGTGCATCTGGGCGCCAACCCCATGACCTTTCTCGGCCTTTCCGGCGTCGGCGATTTGATCGTCACCTGCTCATCGAAGCTTTCCCGCAATTACCGCGTCGGCTACGCCCTTGGCGAGGGGCGAACCCTTGAAGAGGCCGTCGAGGCCTTGGGGCAGGTCGCCGAAGGCGTCAATACCGTGCACCTGGTGCATGACAAGTCTTCAGAGGAGGGCGTCTATATGCCCCTCGCTGAGGGCCTCTATCAGGTCCTCTTCAATCAGGTGCCGGCCCGCGACATGGCCAAGCTGCTCATGCAGGGCGAACAGAGTAGCGACGTGGAATTCACCCTGTCCCGTGAGGACGTCAAGGCAGCCCGGCGCCTGGAGGATTGA
- a CDS encoding NAD(P)(+) transhydrogenase (Re/Si-specific) subunit beta: MLGQEFVSAAAIAASVLFILSLGGLSNQEKAKRAVWYGIVGMALGVGATMFGPGIGGYGWMIPMMLIGAAIGTVVARKVDMTEMPQLVAALHSFVGLAAVFVGWNADLERRRVLAAKLAESGTEGFSAFAATLASKTPAELTFLQVEVVLGVFIGAVTFTGSVIAFGKLAGKVDGKPRQFPGGHWLNAGAAVLSLLLAIAYLNGAGFWTLLLLALLAFFVGWHLIMGIGGADMPVVVSMLNSYSGWAAAAIGFTLSNDLLIVTGALVGSSGAILSYIMCKAMNRNFINVILGGFGGTKGEAAEIEGEQVAIDTGGVASALNDADSVIIVPGYGMAVAQAQNAVSELTRKLRSAGKNVRFGIHPVAGRLPGHMNVLLAEARVPYDIVMEMDEINDDFAETDVVIVIGSNDIVNPAAQEDPASPIAGMPVLKVWEAKQVFVCKRGQGTGYSGIENPLFFKENTRMLFGDARSSIDSLVPMID; encoded by the coding sequence ATGCTGGGTCAAGAATTCGTTTCTGCCGCGGCGATCGCGGCAAGTGTGTTGTTCATCCTCTCGCTGGGGGGCTTGAGCAATCAGGAAAAGGCCAAGCGAGCGGTGTGGTATGGCATCGTCGGCATGGCGCTGGGGGTCGGCGCTACCATGTTCGGTCCGGGCATCGGTGGCTATGGCTGGATGATTCCGATGATGCTGATCGGGGCTGCCATTGGCACGGTGGTGGCCAGAAAGGTCGACATGACCGAGATGCCGCAGCTGGTGGCGGCGCTGCACTCCTTCGTCGGCCTGGCAGCGGTGTTCGTCGGCTGGAACGCCGACCTGGAGCGGCGCCGGGTCCTGGCAGCAAAGCTTGCCGAGTCCGGCACCGAGGGTTTCTCTGCCTTTGCCGCCACTCTGGCGTCGAAAACGCCGGCCGAGCTGACCTTTCTGCAGGTCGAGGTGGTGCTTGGGGTGTTCATCGGTGCGGTGACCTTTACCGGCTCGGTGATCGCCTTCGGCAAGCTCGCCGGCAAGGTCGACGGCAAGCCCCGCCAGTTCCCGGGCGGCCACTGGCTGAATGCCGGTGCGGCTGTGCTGTCGCTGCTGCTGGCCATTGCCTACCTCAATGGAGCCGGCTTCTGGACGCTGCTGCTGTTGGCACTGCTGGCCTTCTTCGTCGGCTGGCACCTGATCATGGGCATCGGCGGCGCCGATATGCCGGTGGTGGTCTCCATGCTCAACAGCTATTCCGGCTGGGCGGCCGCCGCCATCGGCTTTACGCTCTCCAATGATCTGCTGATCGTCACTGGCGCCCTGGTAGGCTCTTCGGGGGCCATTCTGTCCTACATCATGTGCAAGGCGATGAACCGCAACTTCATCAATGTGATCCTGGGCGGTTTCGGCGGAACCAAGGGGGAAGCAGCAGAGATCGAGGGCGAGCAGGTGGCCATCGATACCGGCGGCGTGGCCAGCGCGCTGAACGACGCCGACAGTGTCATCATCGTTCCCGGTTACGGCATGGCGGTGGCCCAGGCGCAGAACGCGGTCAGCGAGCTGACCCGCAAATTGCGCAGCGCCGGCAAGAATGTGCGCTTCGGCATCCATCCGGTGGCCGGGCGCCTGCCGGGGCACATGAATGTGCTGCTCGCTGAAGCGCGGGTACCCTATGACATCGTCATGGAGATGGACGAGATCAACGATGACTTCGCCGAGACCGACGTGGTGATCGTCATCGGCTCCAACGACATCGTTAATCCCGCGGCACAGGAAGATCCTGCAAGCCCCATCGCCGGCATGCCGGTGCTCAAGGTGTGGGAGGCCAAGCAGGTCTTTGTCTGCAAGCGCGGACAGGGCACCGGCTACTCCGGCATCGAGAACCCGCTGTTCTTCAAGGAGAACACCCGGATGCTGTTTGGCGATGCCCGTTCGAGCATCGACAGCTTGGTGCCGATGATCGACTGA
- a CDS encoding Re/Si-specific NAD(P)(+) transhydrogenase subunit alpha encodes MKIGAPKEQAPGEARVALTPESAQQIQKLGHDCLIEAGAGVAAGFADAAYRDAGVSVVDDAKTLWEQADTVIKVREPTDEEADRLHDGQTLISFFWPAQNEALLERCRAQGATVVAMDMVPRISRAQKMDALSSTANIAGYRAVIEAGNQFGRFFTGQVTAAGKVPPAKVLVVGAGVAGLAAIGTATSLGAVVRAFDVRPEVAEQIESMGAEFLFLDFEDSQDGAESGGYAAPSSPEFREKQLACFREQAPDVDIVITTALIPGKPAPKLWLEDMVEAMKPGSVIIDLAAEKGGNCDLTVPDERIVTDNGVIVVGYTDFPSRMATQSSLLYATNIRHMLTDLTPEKDGVVNHNMEDDVIRGSTVTHAGEITFPPPPPKVKAIGAAKPKPKEKEPTHEEKKAAEHAAFVAQTKRQVGMLVVGGALMWLLGQVAPASFMQHFIVFALACFVGFQVIWNVSHSLHTPLMAVTNAISGIVILGAVLQIGSGNWLVGLLAGISVLIASINIVGGFQVTRRMLAMFQKS; translated from the coding sequence GTGAAGATCGGAGCACCAAAGGAGCAGGCCCCGGGCGAGGCGCGAGTGGCGCTGACCCCGGAGAGCGCGCAGCAGATTCAGAAACTCGGCCATGACTGCCTCATCGAGGCCGGGGCCGGCGTGGCCGCGGGCTTCGCCGATGCGGCCTATCGTGATGCCGGCGTCAGCGTGGTCGACGACGCTAAAACGCTCTGGGAGCAGGCCGATACCGTCATCAAGGTACGCGAGCCCACCGACGAGGAAGCTGACCGGCTGCATGATGGCCAGACGCTGATTTCGTTCTTCTGGCCGGCCCAGAATGAGGCGCTGCTGGAGCGCTGCCGCGCTCAGGGCGCTACCGTCGTCGCCATGGACATGGTGCCGCGTATCTCCAGGGCGCAGAAGATGGATGCCCTGTCGAGTACTGCCAATATCGCCGGCTACCGGGCGGTGATCGAGGCCGGTAACCAGTTCGGCCGCTTCTTCACCGGCCAGGTCACCGCCGCCGGCAAGGTGCCGCCGGCCAAGGTGCTGGTAGTCGGCGCCGGGGTGGCGGGGCTGGCCGCCATCGGTACCGCCACCAGCCTCGGTGCCGTGGTTCGCGCGTTCGATGTGCGCCCCGAAGTGGCCGAGCAGATCGAATCCATGGGCGCCGAGTTCCTGTTTCTCGATTTTGAGGACAGTCAGGATGGTGCCGAGAGCGGCGGCTATGCGGCACCCTCCAGTCCGGAGTTTCGCGAAAAGCAGCTTGCCTGTTTCCGCGAGCAGGCGCCGGACGTGGACATCGTCATTACCACTGCGCTGATACCCGGCAAGCCGGCTCCCAAGCTGTGGCTCGAGGACATGGTCGAGGCCATGAAACCTGGCTCGGTGATCATCGACCTGGCCGCCGAAAAAGGGGGTAACTGTGACCTGACCGTGCCGGATGAGCGCATCGTCACCGACAACGGCGTGATCGTGGTGGGCTATACCGACTTCCCGTCGCGCATGGCGACGCAGTCCTCGCTGCTCTATGCCACCAATATTCGCCATATGTTGACCGACCTGACCCCCGAGAAGGACGGCGTGGTCAATCACAACATGGAAGATGATGTCATCCGCGGGTCCACCGTGACGCACGCCGGAGAGATCACCTTCCCGCCACCGCCGCCCAAGGTGAAGGCGATCGGGGCGGCCAAGCCCAAGCCGAAGGAAAAGGAGCCCACTCATGAGGAGAAGAAGGCCGCCGAGCATGCCGCCTTCGTCGCTCAGACCAAGCGTCAGGTGGGAATGCTGGTGGTGGGCGGGGCCTTGATGTGGCTGCTTGGCCAGGTGGCGCCGGCTTCCTTCATGCAGCATTTCATCGTCTTCGCGCTGGCCTGCTTCGTCGGCTTCCAAGTGATCTGGAACGTCAGTCACTCGCTGCATACCCCGCTGATGGCGGTGACCAATGCTATCTCCGGCATCGTCATCCTCGGTGCCGTACTGCAGATCGGCTCGGGCAACTGGCTGGTTGGCCTGCTTGCCGGTATTTCGGTGCTGATCGCATCCATCAATATCGTGGGTGGCTTCCAGGTGACACGCCGGATGCTGGCCATGTTCCAGAAATCCTGA
- a CDS encoding isochorismatase family protein, with the protein MVRQSSNARLRLYDARDDAAALLLIDLQKAIDDVELNGMHSNPALDDRVDELLSCWRGGNGHIVHVRHFSHTPGSLYRSGHAGAEFKASATPRVGERIVTKHVESPFIGTDLDIWLRRHGVSRLVVAGVSTGHAVSTAARHAHCLDFGVVVVSDACASFPIDDIDGQRWAAEDVQHFSLSLLGSHYARITSTQEVVHQF; encoded by the coding sequence ATGGTGCGCCAGTCAAGTAATGCACGGTTGCGTCTTTACGATGCCAGGGACGATGCGGCGGCTCTGCTGCTGATCGATCTCCAGAAGGCGATCGATGATGTCGAGCTCAATGGCATGCATAGCAATCCAGCCCTGGATGATCGGGTTGATGAACTGCTGAGTTGCTGGCGGGGTGGCAATGGACACATCGTTCATGTCCGGCATTTCTCCCATACCCCGGGGTCCCTCTATCGCTCCGGCCATGCCGGGGCCGAATTCAAAGCCTCGGCAACGCCCCGTGTTGGGGAGCGTATCGTCACCAAACACGTCGAAAGCCCCTTCATCGGCACTGACCTGGATATCTGGTTGAGGCGTCACGGTGTGTCGCGTCTGGTGGTGGCGGGCGTGTCCACCGGCCATGCCGTGTCGACGGCCGCTCGCCATGCACACTGCCTGGATTTTGGCGTGGTCGTGGTCTCCGATGCCTGCGCGAGTTTTCCTATCGACGATATCGATGGGCAGCGCTGGGCCGCCGAGGATGTGCAGCACTTCAGCCTGTCGTTGCTGGGCAGCCATTACGCGCGGATCACCTCGACGCAGGAAGTGGTGCATCAGTTTTGA
- a CDS encoding glucosaminidase domain-containing protein, translating into MMRYLFPWCFLSSPSRRRPLPLALLVLSLVLALVAMPPVAVSQPAEPRPTLTTEPAAAVTLPDLRQLPAGPRRKDAFLQVLVPIVEAENSRLAARREWLMALAERDTPWTRAERERVTALCKEYALDCEPGKINALLLKRVAPVPLEMVAVQAVEESGWGTSRLARQNNNLFGMRTSGGRYQSFDSLQDAVRAYLKNLNTHRAYADLRARRAQLSAQGEVPPEALIAMLNDYATRSDYQHVLLSLLRTNAERIRRYAGDTPA; encoded by the coding sequence ATGATGCGCTATCTATTTCCCTGGTGTTTCTTGTCGTCGCCCTCGCGTCGTCGGCCCTTGCCGTTGGCGCTACTGGTCCTGAGTCTTGTTCTTGCGCTGGTGGCCATGCCGCCGGTGGCAGTCTCCCAACCCGCTGAACCTCGTCCCACCCTTACTACAGAACCGGCCGCGGCCGTGACCCTGCCTGACCTGCGGCAACTGCCGGCCGGACCTCGGCGCAAGGATGCTTTCCTCCAGGTGCTGGTGCCGATCGTCGAGGCCGAGAACTCGCGGCTCGCGGCCCGTCGTGAGTGGCTTATGGCGCTCGCCGAGCGTGACACGCCCTGGACCCGCGCCGAGCGTGAACGGGTAACGGCGCTGTGCAAGGAATATGCGCTGGACTGCGAGCCGGGCAAGATCAATGCGCTGCTTCTCAAGCGTGTCGCCCCGGTGCCGCTGGAAATGGTCGCCGTGCAGGCGGTGGAAGAATCCGGGTGGGGAACGTCGCGGCTGGCACGTCAGAACAACAACCTGTTTGGTATGCGCACTAGCGGTGGCCGCTACCAGTCCTTCGACAGTCTGCAGGACGCCGTGCGCGCCTATCTCAAGAACCTGAACACCCATCGTGCCTATGCAGACCTGCGGGCGCGTCGGGCCCAGTTGTCGGCTCAGGGCGAGGTGCCGCCGGAAGCGCTGATCGCGATGCTCAATGATTACGCCACCCGTTCCGACTATCAGCATGTGCTGCTGTCGCTGCTGCGCACCAATGCGGAGCGCATTCGTCGCTATGCGGGTGATACGCCTGCCTGA